The following are from one region of the Capsicum annuum cultivar UCD-10X-F1 chromosome 1, UCD10Xv1.1, whole genome shotgun sequence genome:
- the LOC107856554 gene encoding S-adenosylmethionine decarboxylase proenzyme 4, protein MAVSGFEGFEKRLELHFSGDDPVIQMGGLRQLDFESIEQVLNAVQCTVVSAVGNQYFDSYVLSESSLFVYPTKIIIKTCGTTQLLKSILPLIQFSCELGFVMSECRYTRGNFIFPKAQPYPHTNFKDEIFYLQEQLPIHLCYRKASVMPSKFISHSWHVFIASDKFYDINSPNNDLFTIEICMTELDRVTARKFFKHPNMAANEMTEITGISEINPNALICDFVFDPCGYSMNGIDNGDRYSTIHVTPEDGFSYASYECVGSIYDDPNHIVNILKKVVQVFRPGTMSISTTSTSNEVWTRVAKAVEPLGIKCRSCTMDDFPSAGSVVFQTFTSCRK, encoded by the coding sequence ATGGCTGTTTCTGGTTTTGAAGGATTTGAAAAGAGGCTGGAGCTACACTTCTCCGGTGATGATCCTGTCATCCAAATGGGTGGTCTACGACAACTCGACTTCGAATCAATTGAACAAGTATTAAATGCAGTGCAATGCACTGTTGTATCAGCTGTTGGCAACCAATACTTTGATTCTTACGTACTATCTGAATCAAGTCTCTTTGTTTACCCCACAAAAATTATCATCAAAACATGTGGTACTACTCAGTTGTTGAAATCTATTCTCCCGTTGATCCAGTTCTCTTGTGAACTCGGCTTTGTTATGAGTGAGTGTAGGTACACTAGAGGAAACTTCATTTTCCCAAAAGCTCAACCTTACCCTCACACAAATTTCAAGGATGAAATCTTTTACTTACAAGAACAATTACCTATTCATCTTTGTTATAGAAAAGCCTCCGTCATGCCTTCCAAATTCATCTCTCATTCCTGGCATGTTTTTATTGCTTCTGATAAATTCTATGATATTAATAGCCCGAACAATGATCTTTTCACTATAGAAATCTGTATGACGGAGCTTGATCGTGTAACTGCTAGGAAGTTTTTCAAACATCCAAATATGGCTGCAAATGAGATGACTGAGATAACAGGTATTTCAGAAATTAACCCAAATGCTTTGATTTGTGACTTTGTGTTTGATCCTTGTGGATATTCCATGAATGGAATTGACAATGGGGATCGTTACTCTACTATTCATGTCACCCCTGAAGATGGTTTTAGTTATGCAAGTTATGAGTGTGTTGGATCAATTTATGATGATCCAAATCACATAGTTAACATATTGAAGAAAGTGGTACAAGTATTTCGGCCAGGGACTATGTCGATTTCGACTACGTCCACGAGCAACGAGGTTTGGACCAGAGTTGCTAAAGCTGTCGAACCGCTAGGAATAAAATGCCGGAGCTGCACAATGGATGATTTTCCCTCGGCAGGAAGCGTGGTTTTTCAGACTTTTACGTCGTGCCGAAAGTAG